The Neptunomonas concharum genomic interval GTGCCCCAGATTATCGTGTTTTGTTTTCCAATCTTGAGTTTGTCGATGCTAATCAGGTTATCGAGCAGCTAAAGCTATACAGCATCCCTTATAAGTTTGAGGGTGACGGTAGGGCAATCCTTGTACCGGATGAATATGTGCATCAGGCGCGTCTTAAGCTTGCTGCAGAAGGCTTCTCTGTTGATAAGACGGTAGGCTTTGAGCTATTGGATAAAGATCAGAGTTTAGGTGTAAGCCAGTTTATGGAAAATGCTCGCTATCGTCGAGGGCTTGAAGGGGAGCTTTCTCGAACGATAGCGAGCATGGTGGCAGTCAGGAATGCTAGGGTTCACTTAGCCATTCCTAAAGATACGGTATTTGTGCGGGATCAACGAAAAACCAGTGCTTCCGTCTTCTTAGAGTTATTTGCAGGTCGGAAATTAGAGCGGGAGCATGTGGCTGCGATTGCGAATTTAGTAGCTTCTTCAATTCCGTCTTTAGATGTTAAAGATGTGACGGTAGTTGATCAGCGTGGGCAATTGTTGAGTGCGCGGGATGAAGACGAAGATGTAGTCTTAGCGTCGAAGCAGTTCGAATATGCGAGAAAAGTGGAAGAAACGCTGCTAAATCGGGTTAACAGCATACTCCTGCCGGTAGTAGGGACGGGGCGTTTTCGGGCAGAAGTTTCTGCTGAAGTTGATTTTACAGCAGTAGAGCAAACAGATGAACTTTATAATCCTGATCTCCCCTCTCTCAGGAGCGAGCAAACGGTTGATGAAAGTCGTGTTGGTGTAGGTAGTGCGCAAGGTATTCCAGGCGCACTCTCTAATCAACCCCCAGGCCCGGCTACGGTGCCTGAAGTAGCAAATGGCTCAAACGCAGCGGCAACTAACGGTGTTGTACCA includes:
- the fliF gene encoding flagellar basal-body MS-ring/collar protein FliF; its protein translation is MDNNAAALQSGGLMSGFNKLTILRQLGLMVGLAASIAIGFAVVLWSRAPDYRVLFSNLEFVDANQVIEQLKLYSIPYKFEGDGRAILVPDEYVHQARLKLAAEGFSVDKTVGFELLDKDQSLGVSQFMENARYRRGLEGELSRTIASMVAVRNARVHLAIPKDTVFVRDQRKTSASVFLELFAGRKLEREHVAAIANLVASSIPSLDVKDVTVVDQRGQLLSARDEDEDVVLASKQFEYARKVEETLLNRVNSILLPVVGTGRFRAEVSAEVDFTAVEQTDELYNPDLPSLRSEQTVDESRVGVGSAQGIPGALSNQPPGPATVPEVANGSNAAATNGVVPGSSRKQATRNFELDRSISYTKHQSGRVERLSVAVVVDDLISINSETGEAVKTPWSESELERLRILVQDAVGYVAVRGDSVNVINSPFVPEQEFVEEEMPIWEQPWLQDLIKQVGAVLLVLLLGFGLLRILKGLAAPALPAVAAGGAGDVSAELDGLDGTDVSDDRVTFGGREDSLLPTPNESFEYQLNAVRSMIAEDPARVAQAVKQWINTDER